Proteins co-encoded in one Arachis hypogaea cultivar Tifrunner chromosome 11, arahy.Tifrunner.gnm2.J5K5, whole genome shotgun sequence genomic window:
- the LOC140176095 gene encoding replication protein A 70 kDa DNA-binding subunit A-like yields MAESYDFVEDVNAKKLAWSFKVHVIRIYEVSNRFNLKELNSIEMVLQDSKGGRIQASIPKSLVKKWRGVIIEFQMYTMSNFIVIKEINPMKRVIPGTWVFTFSHRTRVDHVVNTSFPLQPFRFRTIPHLINAGSLVDNDLFDLIGEIVGKEEPKYLITNKGKETRRLAVVLQDLENNRINCVLFGGMVDQILPHFEEGRMEPLIVVLQYFRATRWKEKTSVQSHFDVSKLHIDDQLADVVGVPKQEGPTWIVGSIVSINAGNSDWFYKAYRKCPKKVETPIGNRYKCSKCSHTHRTTAIRFKVEVMVYDGTGSMTLLLWDREITQLCGKAADNIMEKEESGGDEYLATFDAMMDRKLLFKINENGCSNSIDTSANVVNLNTDTDPQLSMDLVEEYVDSIKSKTLAKRTPGCLKSAPLILNDIDEEGQFSNNKVSKKGDKR; encoded by the exons ATGGCTGAATCGTATGATTTTGTTGAAGATGTTAATGCAAAGAAACTTGCATGGAGTTTTAAAGTTCATGTTATTAGGATTTATGAGGTTTCTAATAGATTCAACTTGAAGGAGCTTAATTCTATCGAAATGGTTCTTCAAGATAGTAAG GGTGGTAGGATTCAAGCTTCCATTCCAAAATCCTTGGTGAAGAAGTGGAGGGGAGTGATTATTGAGTTCCAGATGTACACTATGAGCAACTTTATTGTAATTAAAGAAATCAATCCTATGAAGAGAGTCATACCAGGGACATGGGTCTTTACTTTCTCACATAGGACTAGGGTTGATCATGTTGTGAATACAAGTTTTCCACTTCAGCCCTTTCGCTTTAGGACAATTCCACATCTCATCAATGCTGGAAGCTTGGTCGATAATGATCTTTTTG ATCTTATTGGCGAGATTGTTGGGAAGGAAGAGCCAAAATATTTAATCACTAATAAAGGAAAAGAGACAAGACGCTTGGCGGTTGTGTTGCAAGATCTCGA GAACAATAGGATTAACTGTGTGCTATTTGGTGGTATGGTGGACCAAATACTACCACATTTTGAGGAAGGAAGGATGGAACCACTTATTGTCGTGCTGCAGTATTTCAGAGCAACTAGGTGGAAAG AAAAGACATCTGTTCAAAGTCACTTCGATGTTTCCAAACTACACATAGATGACCAGCTAGCAGATGTTGTGGGGGTTCCGAAACAG GAAGGTCCAACTTGGATTGTAGGGAGCATTGTTTCTATAAACGCTGGAAATAGTGATTGGTTTTATAAAGCATATAGAAAGTGTCCAAAGAAGGTTGAAACTCCAATTGGAAATCGATATAAATGCAGCAAATGTAGCCACACCCATAGAACTACAGCAATCAG GTTTAAGGTGGAAGTGATGGTATATGATGGGACTGGGAGTATGACGTTGCTGCTGTGGGATAGAGAAATAACCCAGCTTTGTGGGAAGGCAGCTGACAATATTATGGAAAAGGAG GAGTCTGGAGGGGATGAGTATCTAGCAACTTTTGATGCTATGATGGATAGGAAATTACTATTCAAGATCAAT GAAAACGGGTGTAGTAACTCAATTGATACTTCAGCAAATGTGGTCAACCTTAACACTGATACTGATCCTCAGTTGTCTATG GATTTGGTGGAAGAGTATGTTGATAGTATCAAGTCCAAAACTCTAGCTAAAAGAACTCCCGGGTGTCTAAAGTCTGCCCCACTGATACTGAACGACATTGATGAGGAAGGACAATTCTCTAACAATAAAGTTAGCAAAAAGGGGGACAAGAGGTAG